The following are encoded in a window of Geobacter metallireducens GS-15 genomic DNA:
- a CDS encoding penicillin-binding protein 1A: MTPASGRQNIDPRNVNRRRDKNPWKVVVITLVTLGVVALLAVFGYFTYLYASLPKVDRLADYRPPIVSQVFGDDGSLVGEFYLERRIVVPVEKIPRKLIQAFVAAEDSNFYQHKGLDYLGIARAAVKNLLAMRKKEGASTITQQVAKSMLLTSEKSFARKFKEAILATRMEKMLSKDDILYIYLNQIYLGGGAYGVQVAAETYFGKNVEQLNLAEMAMLAGLPKAPNSYSPIKHLDRARERQAYVLERMVREGYVTQAEADHARATPIVVRSMKKVNSEQSAYFLEHIRIKLEETYGMDRLYKEGLKIYTTMNAEMQKGAFDAVVNGLKNVDKRQGFRGAVKYLGETEVDTFSKKVEDGIDTASLKQGSTYQGVVTAVDPAKGDATVRVGDRTGTISRKNMAWAGKVQLVNAWGKQDGKGKSLPLGSVVFVSVLTPDVNKQGAIFSLDQEPEAQAAVVALDPLTGAVKAMVGGYDFRRSQFNRAVQAKRNPGSAFKPIIYAAALDKGLTAATTFDDSPVEYEGGGDKAWKPKNYDNIYRGIVTMREALTNSINVVSVKILEQIGVGAAIDYAKKLGITSPLAANLTLALGSSSVTPLELTSAYAVFASGGYRTTPYFITKVEDADGKVLEETAPPVIPTFTNQSTATLTNADLPPATGAVPGGGAVPAIAPETAYIITNLMESVVTSGTGQRARALGRPVAGKTGTTNDMKDAWFVGYVPQLVAGVWVGYDQERSLGAGGSGGQAAAPIWTEFMQRALAGIPVKNFIQPADITFATINVRTGRLAREGSPGATQECFVAGTEPTAYDGEQDTPTTEENASDSDGLPEWVRAGRLPRRSESR; encoded by the coding sequence ATGACGCCTGCCAGCGGCAGACAGAACATTGACCCCCGGAATGTAAACCGGCGGAGAGACAAAAATCCATGGAAAGTTGTCGTCATAACGCTCGTTACCCTTGGTGTTGTGGCCCTTCTCGCTGTGTTCGGCTATTTCACCTATCTTTACGCCTCCCTGCCGAAGGTCGACCGTCTTGCCGACTACCGGCCTCCCATTGTTTCCCAGGTCTTTGGCGATGATGGCAGCCTTGTTGGGGAGTTTTACCTGGAGCGGCGCATCGTCGTGCCGGTGGAGAAAATTCCCCGGAAGCTGATCCAGGCTTTCGTGGCGGCCGAGGATTCCAACTTCTACCAGCACAAGGGGCTCGATTACCTGGGGATCGCCCGGGCCGCGGTGAAAAACCTCCTCGCTATGCGGAAGAAGGAGGGGGCGTCCACCATCACCCAGCAGGTGGCGAAGTCGATGCTTCTCACCTCCGAGAAGAGTTTTGCCCGCAAGTTCAAGGAGGCGATTCTTGCCACTCGCATGGAGAAGATGCTCTCCAAGGACGACATCCTCTACATCTACCTGAACCAGATCTATCTGGGGGGAGGCGCCTACGGGGTCCAGGTGGCTGCCGAGACCTACTTCGGCAAGAACGTGGAGCAGCTGAACCTGGCCGAGATGGCCATGCTCGCCGGGCTCCCCAAGGCCCCCAACTCCTACTCTCCCATCAAGCACCTGGACCGGGCCCGGGAACGGCAGGCCTACGTCCTTGAGCGGATGGTAAGGGAGGGGTACGTGACCCAGGCCGAGGCGGACCACGCCCGGGCGACCCCCATCGTGGTCAGGTCCATGAAGAAGGTAAACAGCGAGCAGTCGGCCTATTTCCTTGAGCATATCCGGATCAAGCTGGAGGAGACCTATGGGATGGACCGGCTCTACAAGGAAGGGCTGAAGATCTACACCACCATGAATGCCGAGATGCAGAAGGGGGCCTTTGATGCGGTGGTGAACGGCCTGAAAAACGTGGACAAGCGCCAGGGGTTCCGGGGAGCGGTCAAGTACCTTGGGGAAACCGAGGTGGATACCTTCAGTAAGAAAGTGGAAGACGGGATCGATACCGCGTCCCTCAAGCAGGGGAGCACCTACCAGGGGGTCGTCACCGCCGTGGATCCGGCAAAGGGGGATGCAACCGTGCGGGTTGGAGACCGGACCGGCACCATCTCCCGCAAGAACATGGCCTGGGCCGGCAAGGTGCAGCTTGTGAACGCCTGGGGCAAGCAGGACGGGAAAGGGAAGTCGCTCCCCTTGGGGAGCGTTGTCTTCGTTTCGGTGCTCACCCCTGATGTGAACAAGCAGGGGGCCATCTTCTCCCTGGACCAGGAGCCCGAGGCCCAGGCGGCGGTGGTGGCCCTTGATCCCCTGACCGGTGCCGTGAAGGCCATGGTTGGCGGGTATGATTTCCGCAGGAGCCAGTTCAACCGGGCCGTCCAGGCAAAGCGGAATCCCGGCTCTGCCTTCAAGCCGATCATCTACGCCGCCGCCCTCGACAAGGGGCTCACGGCGGCAACAACCTTCGACGACTCCCCCGTCGAATACGAGGGGGGCGGGGACAAGGCCTGGAAACCGAAAAACTACGACAACATCTATCGGGGCATCGTGACCATGCGCGAAGCCCTCACCAATTCCATCAACGTGGTGAGCGTCAAGATTCTGGAACAGATCGGCGTCGGCGCTGCCATCGACTATGCCAAAAAACTCGGCATCACCTCCCCCCTGGCCGCCAACCTTACCCTGGCCCTCGGTTCGTCCAGCGTGACCCCCCTTGAATTGACCTCCGCCTACGCCGTATTCGCCTCGGGAGGGTACCGGACAACGCCTTACTTCATCACCAAAGTGGAGGATGCCGACGGCAAGGTTTTGGAGGAGACGGCACCGCCGGTCATTCCGACCTTCACCAACCAGAGCACGGCCACCCTCACCAATGCAGACCTCCCACCCGCAACGGGCGCCGTTCCCGGGGGGGGAGCGGTACCGGCCATTGCGCCCGAAACCGCCTACATCATCACCAATCTCATGGAGAGCGTCGTCACGAGCGGCACCGGCCAGCGGGCCCGGGCCCTGGGCCGCCCCGTGGCGGGAAAGACCGGCACCACCAACGACATGAAGGACGCCTGGTTCGTGGGCTATGTGCCGCAGCTGGTGGCCGGGGTCTGGGTGGGGTACGATCAGGAGCGCTCCCTTGGCGCCGGAGGGTCGGGCGGGCAGGCCGCGGCACCCATCTGGACCGAGTTCATGCAGCGGGCCCTGGCGGGTATCCCCGTGAAGAACTTTATCCAGCCGGCGGACATCACGTTTGCCACCATCAATGTCCGCACCGGACGCCTGGCCCGGGAAGGGAGTCCGGGGGCGACTCAGGAGTGCTTTGTCGCCGGTACCGAGCCCACGGCGTACGATGGCGAGCAGGATACACCCACCACCGAAGAAAATGCCAGCGATTCCGATGGGTTGCCGGAATGGGTGCGCGCTGGGCGTCTGCCGCGACGGTCCGAAAGTCGCTAA
- a CDS encoding MATE family efflux transporter yields the protein MTGRGFTTRHFRERKKRISIRRNVMNLSLPVLLSSLFQRLVAIVDIFLVGGLGAAAIAATGLGQLLVFVTMTVFWGLATGTTVVIAHLWGAGQRREARRAAFAACLACAAMTAAASTLGWFFSGDLAAFLGAKDDVLHLAAGYTRLVFLYLAFTTGLNILSAIMHGTGNTRTPMTAILLVNVLHVLMAWPLIYGKLGLPAMGVTGAAIAINASEAIGFFYLLIQAMRLRYIRVGRPDTGLFQRIWRVGWPVALERVAQQGGQLFYSKFIISYGTAAYAAHQIGLSIESLSFMPGAGMGIAAATLMGQALGAKKYRRARISHREALRLAVMVMGTMAAVFLTLPGPLIGLFTHDPAVIEKGIVFLRLVAFAQVPLALSFVYAGSLRGTGDTFYVFLVTLGTMWGVRVFLSWVAADWLHLSLYAVWGVFVIDWYARAVAFWWRYRQRDLHAVVI from the coding sequence ATGACGGGAAGAGGATTTACGACACGACACTTCAGGGAGCGGAAAAAGCGGATCTCCATCCGCCGCAATGTCATGAACCTGTCGCTTCCGGTCCTCCTCTCGTCCCTCTTCCAGCGTCTCGTGGCCATCGTCGACATCTTCCTCGTGGGGGGGCTCGGCGCAGCGGCCATCGCGGCCACGGGGCTCGGCCAGCTCCTCGTCTTCGTGACCATGACGGTCTTCTGGGGGCTTGCCACTGGCACCACGGTGGTGATCGCTCACCTCTGGGGAGCGGGACAGCGCCGGGAAGCCCGCCGGGCCGCCTTTGCCGCCTGCCTCGCCTGTGCCGCCATGACGGCGGCGGCCTCGACCTTGGGGTGGTTCTTCAGCGGCGATCTGGCCGCCTTTCTCGGCGCGAAGGATGACGTCCTCCACCTGGCCGCCGGCTATACCCGGCTGGTCTTTCTCTATCTGGCCTTCACCACGGGGCTCAACATCCTCTCGGCCATCATGCACGGCACCGGCAACACCCGGACCCCCATGACCGCCATTCTCCTTGTGAATGTCCTCCACGTGCTCATGGCCTGGCCCCTCATCTACGGCAAGCTGGGTCTCCCCGCCATGGGGGTGACCGGCGCGGCCATCGCCATCAACGCCTCCGAGGCCATCGGCTTTTTCTACCTCCTGATCCAGGCCATGAGACTCCGCTATATCCGGGTGGGGCGCCCCGACACGGGGCTCTTCCAGCGCATCTGGCGGGTGGGGTGGCCCGTGGCCCTGGAGCGGGTCGCCCAGCAGGGAGGGCAGCTCTTCTACTCGAAATTCATCATCAGCTACGGCACCGCCGCCTACGCGGCGCACCAGATCGGGCTCTCCATCGAGTCCCTCTCCTTCATGCCCGGGGCCGGCATGGGGATCGCCGCGGCCACCCTCATGGGGCAGGCCCTCGGAGCAAAAAAATACCGCCGGGCGCGGATCAGCCACCGTGAGGCGCTGCGTCTGGCGGTCATGGTGATGGGGACCATGGCGGCCGTCTTCCTGACGCTGCCCGGGCCCCTCATCGGACTCTTCACCCATGACCCGGCGGTCATCGAGAAGGGAATCGTCTTCCTGCGGCTGGTGGCCTTCGCCCAGGTCCCCCTGGCCCTCTCCTTCGTCTACGCCGGGAGCCTGCGGGGGACCGGCGACACCTTCTACGTCTTCCTGGTGACCCTCGGCACCATGTGGGGGGTGCGGGTCTTCCTCTCATGGGTGGCGGCCGACTGGCTCCACCTCTCCCTCTACGCCGTCTGGGGGGTCTTCGTCATCGACTGGTACGCGAGGGCCGTCGCCTTCTGGTGGCGGTACCGGCAGCGGGACCTCCACGCGGTAGTCATCTGA
- a CDS encoding DUF1904 domain-containing protein, with protein MPYLRFKGFDEGFLRKLGPLVVEEFSRVAVVPPEVVKIELLNIVQITATPRSLEIFIFPRDQKKHDAIAATLAGILGRYGYDDVHIFFVLLSPSLYYKEGIPLNNVSWLP; from the coding sequence ATGCCCTATCTGAGATTCAAGGGATTCGACGAGGGCTTTCTGCGGAAGCTCGGTCCCCTGGTCGTGGAGGAGTTCTCCCGCGTGGCGGTCGTCCCGCCGGAAGTGGTCAAGATCGAGCTGCTGAACATCGTGCAGATAACGGCCACCCCCCGCTCGCTGGAGATATTCATTTTTCCGCGGGACCAGAAAAAACATGATGCCATCGCGGCAACCCTCGCCGGCATCCTGGGCCGGTACGGCTACGACGATGTGCATATCTTCTTTGTCCTTCTCTCCCCCTCCCTCTACTACAAGGAAGGGATCCCGCTCAATAACGTCAGCTGGCTT
- a CDS encoding HU family DNA-binding protein — MTKAELVDAVAKSANLTKAAADKAVGAVISAVSDALKKGDKVTLVGFGSFEVSTRKARTGRNPQTGKEIKIAAAKVPKFRPGKALKDAVAAKKK, encoded by the coding sequence ATGACCAAAGCTGAACTTGTGGATGCCGTAGCGAAATCTGCCAACCTCACCAAGGCTGCCGCCGACAAGGCGGTGGGCGCCGTAATCAGTGCCGTGAGCGATGCCCTCAAGAAGGGCGACAAAGTGACCCTGGTTGGATTCGGGAGCTTCGAGGTGTCCACCCGCAAGGCCCGTACCGGCCGTAACCCCCAAACCGGCAAAGAGATCAAGATCGCTGCTGCCAAGGTTCCCAAGTTCCGCCCGGGCAAGGCTCTCAAGGACGCCGTTGCCGCCAAGAAAAAATAA
- a CDS encoding MarR family winged helix-turn-helix transcriptional regulator: MNLSDEKIGRSNLFYRLGLLTRHWRQVLDTDFQFAGLTDATWRPLLHLHLLGDGTRQKDLAASIGIEGPSLVRLLDTLIAKGLIERLEDVTDRRAKLLNLTPEGRVIVARIQETVTALENDLLSPFSDDEIARVAEFIERLESTVNEARRRGKR; the protein is encoded by the coding sequence ATGAACCTGTCTGACGAAAAAATTGGTCGCAGCAACCTCTTTTATCGGCTCGGTCTCCTGACACGGCACTGGCGCCAGGTCCTGGATACTGACTTCCAGTTTGCCGGCTTGACCGACGCCACCTGGCGTCCCCTCCTTCACCTCCATCTCCTCGGTGATGGGACTCGGCAGAAGGATTTGGCAGCGTCGATCGGCATCGAGGGGCCCTCACTCGTCCGTCTCCTCGATACCCTTATCGCCAAAGGGCTGATAGAGCGTTTAGAAGATGTCACGGACCGCCGGGCGAAGCTGCTCAACCTGACTCCCGAGGGCCGCGTGATTGTGGCTCGGATCCAGGAAACGGTGACGGCCCTGGAAAACGATCTCCTCAGCCCCTTCAGCGACGACGAGATTGCCCGGGTGGCGGAATTCATCGAACGGCTTGAATCCACCGTGAACGAGGCCCGGCGGAGGGGAAAGAGATGA
- a CDS encoding DUF1318 domain-containing protein, with protein sequence MKRTIMKALLAGLFGMLAACAIITVNVYFPEKAVKEAYKSLDEMLLKPGEEKPAPDGQKPAEEKPAPGPQSKLLKGFSSFALVGEAFAADNYADQLAIEISGMPEVLKAYDEMKARLPQLDLLRDQGVVGETNQGLVTIRDKGKATPQDEALVKAEVANRKTVITAMARAILKLNKQPESKATIGQVLPKAAATYADAKREAAKPGWWTQLANGRWVQK encoded by the coding sequence ATGAAACGAACCATCATGAAAGCCCTGCTGGCAGGACTCTTCGGCATGCTTGCCGCCTGCGCCATCATCACCGTCAATGTCTATTTTCCCGAAAAGGCGGTGAAGGAGGCCTACAAATCCCTTGACGAGATGCTCCTGAAGCCGGGGGAAGAGAAGCCAGCCCCGGACGGGCAGAAGCCAGCCGAAGAAAAACCGGCGCCTGGGCCCCAGAGCAAACTCCTGAAGGGGTTCTCCTCCTTTGCCTTGGTTGGGGAGGCCTTTGCCGCCGATAACTATGCGGATCAACTGGCCATCGAGATTTCCGGCATGCCCGAGGTGCTGAAGGCCTATGACGAGATGAAGGCGCGGCTTCCGCAGCTGGACCTCCTGCGGGACCAGGGGGTGGTTGGAGAGACCAACCAGGGGCTCGTGACGATCCGCGACAAGGGGAAGGCCACGCCCCAGGACGAGGCCCTGGTCAAGGCGGAGGTGGCGAACCGCAAGACGGTCATCACTGCCATGGCGCGGGCGATCCTGAAGCTCAACAAGCAGCCCGAGTCCAAAGCGACCATCGGCCAGGTGCTCCCCAAGGCGGCTGCCACCTATGCCGATGCCAAGAGGGAGGCGGCAAAGCCGGGGTGGTGGACACAGCTGGCTAACGGGAGATGGGTCCAGAAATAG